The Candida dubliniensis CD36 chromosome 2, complete sequence genome contains a region encoding:
- a CDS encoding 26s proteasome 19S regulatory particle non-ATPase subunit, putative (Similar to S. cerevisiae RPN10;~In S. cerevisiae, N-terminus plays a role in maintaining the structural integrity of the regulatory particle; binds selectively to polyubiquitin chains; homolog of the mammalian S5a protein): protein MVLEATMIAIDNSEYMRNGDFLTSRYEAQLTATEFIFQNKINSNPENTVGLLAYGGSGPQVLSTLTTDFGKILAGVHETKIQGENNFSSGIQVAALALKHRQNKVQQQRIIIFVGSPIKESEKELEKLAKKMKKNNVAVDIINFGEEGVNTAKLERFQSTINNHDNSHLVTVSPGPRLLYEVVASSPILVEDGGFGAGGSGGDMDFFGGAGGAGDIIDPNMDPDLAMALRLSLEEEKARQERETADRVKAESSTDLEKIDESKENNNDKDKDVNMEDAK, encoded by the coding sequence ATGGTTCTTGAGGCTACTATGATTGCCATTGACAACTCAGAGTATATGAGGAATGGCGATTTTTTGACATCTAGATACGAAGCTCAATTAACTGCAACAGAAtttattttccaaaataaaattaactCAAACCCTGAGAATACAGTTGGATTATTAGCCtatggtggtagtggtcCCCAAGTTTTATCGACTTTGACTACTGATTTTGGTAAAATATTGGCTGGAGTTcatgaaacaaaaattcaagGTGAAAATAACTTTTCGAGTGGAATCCAAGTGGCTGCATTGGCGTTGAAACACCGTCAAAATAAGGTCCAACAGCAAAGAatcattatatttgttgGAAGTCCAATAAAGGAATCTgagaaagaattggaaaaattagctaaaaaaatgaagaagaataatgTGGCTGTAGACATCATAAATTTTGGTGAAGAGGGCGTCAACACCGCCAAGTTAGAAAGATTCCAGTCAACTATAAATAACCACGATAATTCACATCTTGTTACAGTATCTCCAGGGCCGAGATTATTGTATGAGGTTGTTGCTTCTTCCCCTATTTTAGTAGAGGACGGTGGATTCGGTGCTGGAGGCTCAGGTGGTGATATGGATTTCTTTGGTGGTGCCGGTGGTGCTGGAGATATCATTGATCCAAACATGGATCCAGATTTGGCAATGGCATTGAGGTTATCGTTGGAAGAAGAGAAGGCCAGACAGGAAAGAGAGACCGCAGATAGAGTTAAAGCAGAAAGTAGTACGGATTTGGAAAAGATTGATGAAAGcaaagaaaacaataacGATAAGGACAAGGATGTCAACATGGAAGATGCTAAATAA